A single window of Anomalospiza imberbis isolate Cuckoo-Finch-1a 21T00152 unplaced genomic scaffold, ASM3175350v1 scaffold_48, whole genome shotgun sequence DNA harbors:
- the LOC137466944 gene encoding hydrocephalus-inducing protein homolog, whose translation MFFLQFRRVVKVSMESSPYFQLTCSNNAYRVVLPGASAPVRIRFTPDENKDYSHELVCITPSERIVVPIRAIGARAILDFPEQLDFSGCPVKCSTQKTLLVRNVGNRAARYQLSTQSPFSVVPAIGTLGAGDSMQVTVGFHPLTTGDHSGSLCCSTGEESIHTELHGEAGAVRAGLSTNFVEVEKTFITMSNHTTVFIENRSNVTAHFQWKTFPTEEEENKEKRRLV comes from the exons atgtttttcctgcagtttcGTCGGGTGGTGAAGGTCTCCATGGAGAGCTCGCCTTACTTCCAGCTCACGTGCTCCAACAACGCGTACCGCGTCGTGCTGCCGGGCGCGTCCGCCCCTGTGCGCATCCGCTTCACCCCCGACGAGAACAAG gatTATTCCCACGAGCTCGTCTGCATCACTCCAAGCGAAAGGATAGTTGTGCCAATTCGGGCCATTGGTGCCCGAGCTATCCTGgacttccctgagcagctggaCTTCTCGGGCTGTCCGGTCAAGTGCAGCACCCAGAAGACTCTGCTGGTTCGCAATGTCGGTAACCGGGCAGCTCGTTACCAGCTGAGCACCCAGAG TCCTTTCTCCGTGGTTCCGGCCATAGGAACTCTGGGCGCTGGTGACAGCATGCAGGTGACAGTGGGATTTCACCCGCTGACGACCGGTGACCATTCCgggtccctgtgctgcagcacag GTGAAGAAAGCATCCACACAGAGCTCCACGGAGAAGCTGGAGCTGTCCGTGCTGGGTTGAGCACAAATTTTGTGGAGGTTGAGAAGACTTTCATCACCATGTCAAACCACACAACCGTGTTCATTGAAAACAGAAGTAACGTCACGGCCCACTTCCAGTGGAAGACTTTTCCTACTGAGGAAGAAGAGAATAAAGAGAAGAGGAGGTTAGTCTGA